One window from the genome of Pyrobaculum ferrireducens encodes:
- a CDS encoding Lrp/AsnC family transcriptional regulator, translating into MDETDRKLISLLQIDGKKTLQELSEEIGKPKTTLAARIKKLELEGVIMGYKAVVNPFALGYKLLAFVLVSVRRGAAPKEAKPLQLEVAEKVLSECRGEGGMPYVEEAYVITGPYDLLFKVWSRDVKQLSTFLVTYLASNPDIQRTETLIVLEIVEDWRRRVMPPASTS; encoded by the coding sequence ATGGACGAGACCGACCGTAAATTAATAAGTCTCCTCCAGATCGACGGCAAAAAAACTTTACAGGAGCTCAGTGAGGAGATTGGAAAGCCCAAAACCACGCTGGCCGCCCGTATAAAGAAGCTCGAGCTTGAAGGAGTCATCATGGGCTACAAGGCTGTGGTGAACCCCTTTGCTCTTGGATATAAACTACTGGCTTTTGTACTTGTAAGCGTAAGGAGGGGGGCCGCGCCGAAGGAGGCGAAGCCTCTACAGCTGGAGGTTGCCGAGAAGGTGCTGTCGGAGTGCAGAGGCGAGGGGGGCATGCCCTACGTCGAGGAGGCGTATGTAATCACAGGGCCTTACGACCTCCTGTTTAAGGTGTGGTCCCGCGACGTGAAGCAACTCTCCACCTTCCTCGTCACGTACCTAGCCTCAAACCCAGACATCCAGAGGACAGAGACTTTGATAGTTTTGGAAATTGTGGAGGACTGGAGGAGGCGGGTGATGCCACCTGCCTCAACGAGCTAA
- a CDS encoding 30S ribosomal protein S3ae — MAEKQKAVAKQEKAAISKRDPWALKKWFNVHAPSYMGGVLVAEVPASEPQKLLMRTLEISLYDVTKDISHLPIKLRFQIHRVEGLRALTRFKGLELTRDYIRSLVRRGTSKVTAITEVRTKDGMVMRVTVMGITTHRVGTAQKSAMRQRIVETLTKKAAEMDVGQFLKEVTEGTLAADLFIAAKKIAPMRKVEVAKIKVLKYPPEEEEVAVKEVAAEAAAAS; from the coding sequence ATGGCCGAGAAGCAGAAGGCAGTCGCCAAGCAGGAGAAGGCAGCCATCTCTAAGAGAGATCCGTGGGCTTTAAAAAAGTGGTTCAACGTCCACGCCCCCTCGTACATGGGCGGGGTGCTCGTCGCCGAGGTGCCCGCGTCGGAGCCGCAGAAATTATTAATGAGGACGCTCGAAATCTCTCTTTACGACGTAACCAAGGACATCTCTCACTTGCCCATCAAGCTGAGGTTCCAGATACACAGAGTCGAGGGGTTGAGAGCCCTTACGCGGTTTAAGGGGCTGGAGCTGACGAGGGACTACATCAGATCGCTGGTGAGGAGAGGCACGAGTAAGGTGACCGCCATCACCGAGGTGAGGACAAAAGATGGGATGGTCATGAGGGTAACCGTCATGGGGATAACAACCCACCGCGTAGGCACAGCCCAGAAGTCGGCAATGAGGCAGAGAATAGTGGAGACGCTGACGAAAAAGGCGGCCGAGATGGACGTAGGTCAGTTCCTAAAGGAGGTAACTGAGGGCACCCTGGCCGCCGACCTCTTCATAGCCGCGAAGAAGATAGCGCCAATGAGGAAGGTGGAGGTGGCCAAGATAAAGGTGCTGAAGTACCCACCCGAGGAGGAGGAGGTGGCGGTGAAAGAGGTAGCCGCCGAGGCGGCCGCCGCCTCTTAA
- a CDS encoding KH domain-containing protein: protein MASEYLRGTFLQPIDRRRLGAARQFVKLVDGKFGHRLELDEGQLYIKITPGPEASVDGILKIREMARAVALGFSAEQAMALENDEYILAVVDLKEYTDKPNHLRRIKGRIIGEGGRAKRTIESLAEVSMVVGDNYVAILGRLDDVEVAKRAVEMLIEGKKHSTVYNFIQSLKRR, encoded by the coding sequence GTGGCGTCTGAATATCTGAGGGGCACGTTTCTCCAGCCTATTGACAGGAGGAGGCTGGGGGCGGCGAGGCAGTTTGTGAAGCTTGTGGATGGAAAGTTTGGGCATCGGCTCGAGCTGGACGAGGGCCAGCTCTATATCAAAATTACGCCGGGCCCCGAGGCCTCTGTGGACGGCATTCTCAAAATTAGAGAGATGGCGAGGGCTGTGGCCCTCGGCTTCTCGGCTGAACAAGCCATGGCGCTGGAAAACGACGAGTATATCCTGGCGGTGGTCGACCTCAAGGAATATACAGACAAGCCGAACCATTTGAGGCGGATAAAGGGGAGGATAATCGGCGAGGGGGGCAGGGCGAAGAGGACAATAGAGAGCCTGGCTGAGGTCTCCATGGTGGTTGGGGACAACTACGTCGCTATACTCGGCAGACTAGACGACGTGGAGGTCGCCAAGAGGGCTGTAGAGATGTTAATCGAGGGGAAGAAACACAGCACCGTCTATAACTTTATCCAGAGCTTGAAAAGGCGTTAA
- a CDS encoding serine protein kinase RIO → MRRVRSEKDSDYYKVVDDAINSYTWAALVKLQERGVVGEVLGPVGQGKEAKIVLAKRRDGGYAALKIFYPVPVRFTKSRYGYILGDPRFRNVKISDQLHLVELWCRKEFGNLARAYETGVRVPRPYGFYRNVLAMEFIGVGRDPAPTLADVGLENVEDPEALFHEVLKNLEKIYVVAGLVHGDLSPFNILYDGERPWIIDWGSAVRRGHPKEYEYLKRDVERILEFFQTPLDPHDVFKKLAERGSQRGPVEVDEEGWVVVGGKRILDE, encoded by the coding sequence GTGAGGCGTGTGAGGAGCGAGAAGGACAGCGACTACTACAAGGTGGTAGACGACGCGATAAACTCCTACACCTGGGCGGCCCTAGTGAAGCTACAGGAGAGAGGAGTGGTGGGCGAGGTGCTGGGGCCGGTGGGCCAGGGGAAGGAGGCTAAGATAGTGCTCGCCAAGCGGAGAGACGGGGGCTACGCGGCGTTGAAGATTTTCTACCCGGTGCCCGTCCGATTTACAAAAAGCCGCTACGGCTACATATTGGGGGATCCTAGATTTAGGAACGTCAAGATAAGCGACCAGCTCCACCTGGTGGAGCTCTGGTGTAGGAAGGAGTTCGGCAACCTGGCCCGGGCGTACGAGACGGGGGTCCGCGTGCCGAGGCCCTACGGCTTCTATAGGAATGTGCTGGCGATGGAGTTTATAGGCGTCGGCCGCGACCCTGCGCCGACCCTCGCCGACGTGGGGTTGGAAAACGTGGAGGATCCAGAGGCGCTGTTTCACGAGGTTTTGAAAAACCTAGAGAAGATCTACGTAGTCGCCGGGCTGGTACACGGCGATCTAAGCCCCTTCAATATACTATACGACGGGGAGCGGCCGTGGATAATCGACTGGGGATCCGCAGTGAGGCGCGGCCACCCCAAGGAGTATGAATACCTCAAGCGGGACGTGGAGAGAATTCTCGAGTTTTTCCAAACCCCCCTCGACCCCCACGACGTGTTTAAAAAACTAGCGGAGAGGGGAAGCCAGCGGGGCCCGGTGGAGGTGGACGAGGAGGGCTGGGTTGTTGTGGGGGGAAAAAGAATACTAGACGAATAG
- a CDS encoding indolepyruvate oxidoreductase subunit beta yields MATSIVVVGVGGQGVLTLARWIGEASLSEGYDVRIAEVHGMSQRGGSVEVHVRFGKVVYAPIVEEGGADYVVALEAVEAVRAFKYLKPGEVLVVNKRVIQPPGRWISEEELLGSLQRSGVKTYIVPAADVARELGSVLYENAVMLGFLSQLLGLPMPPSLDDRNREAFRRGARLFV; encoded by the coding sequence ATGGCAACAAGCATAGTGGTGGTGGGGGTCGGGGGCCAGGGGGTTTTGACGCTGGCGAGGTGGATTGGCGAGGCGTCGCTCTCCGAGGGCTACGACGTGAGAATAGCCGAGGTGCACGGAATGAGTCAGCGGGGCGGCTCTGTGGAGGTGCACGTGAGGTTTGGGAAGGTGGTATACGCGCCAATCGTCGAGGAGGGCGGGGCTGACTACGTCGTGGCTCTAGAGGCAGTTGAAGCTGTGCGCGCTTTTAAATACCTGAAACCCGGTGAGGTGCTTGTTGTAAACAAGAGGGTAATACAGCCGCCTGGCAGGTGGATAAGCGAGGAGGAGCTCCTCGGCTCGCTTCAGAGGTCGGGGGTCAAGACCTACATAGTGCCCGCGGCCGACGTGGCTAGGGAGCTGGGCTCCGTTTTGTATGAAAACGCCGTCATGCTGGGGTTCCTCTCCCAGCTACTGGGGCTCCCCATGCCTCCCAGCCTGGACGACCGTAATAGAGAGGCGTTTAGAAGGGGGGCGCGGCTATTCGTCTAG
- a CDS encoding indolepyruvate ferredoxin oxidoreductase subunit alpha, translated as MRLLLLGNEAIAYGALASGLAVATAYPGTPSTEIVETLVEFRDRFVHWASNEKSAFELAYGAAVAGARSLTAMKHVGLNVAADPLHSAAYTGVEGGFVIVAADDPWMHSSQNEQDTRWYGVQAYVPVLEPSDPLEAYKYVKLAFDLSEKLRHPVILRSVTRVSHVRAPVEVEPPAPPKWGRFTRDVKRFNLVPANARELRKALVEKWEKIAELSADFITVEGSGDVFIVTTGVAYNYVKEALSRLRLDATVVKLGMSVPVPRSLRNLVGGEAVVVEEGDPVVEVQLRSLGVATRGKLDGYFPRYGELDTGKTALGLSKALGLPYSPPQPPKPPIEPTPRPPSLCPGCPHMATFYILRLATAGLSPVWSGDIGCYSLGINLGQQDLITHMGSSVGLGAGIAVAGKQFVVATVGDSTFYHAVIPQLIDVASKSIPLLIVVMDNAYTAMTGGQPSPSRAIPVEKITEALGLPTFVIDPVEVKKSVEVVKKAVEIVKSGRPAVVVSRRPCALVAVRKARRAGLQLPRYQVDPGRCTGCGLCYNLLRCSAIYRWPDGKAYVDPALCVGCGVCAEVCPFNAFKPEGRREAWLELWQQA; from the coding sequence GTGAGGTTGCTTCTCCTCGGGAACGAGGCCATTGCCTACGGGGCTCTCGCCAGCGGCCTAGCCGTCGCCACGGCCTACCCCGGCACGCCCTCCACCGAGATTGTAGAGACCCTCGTGGAGTTTAGGGATAGGTTTGTACACTGGGCCTCTAATGAGAAATCTGCGTTTGAGCTTGCGTATGGCGCCGCGGTGGCCGGCGCCAGGTCGCTCACCGCCATGAAACACGTAGGGCTGAACGTGGCCGCCGACCCTCTACACAGCGCGGCGTACACGGGCGTGGAGGGGGGTTTTGTCATAGTCGCCGCCGACGATCCGTGGATGCACTCTTCGCAAAACGAGCAGGACACCAGGTGGTACGGCGTCCAGGCCTATGTGCCGGTGCTGGAGCCCTCCGATCCCTTGGAGGCGTATAAATACGTCAAGTTGGCCTTTGATTTGAGTGAAAAGTTGAGGCACCCCGTCATTTTGAGGAGCGTCACCAGGGTGAGCCACGTGAGGGCCCCGGTGGAGGTGGAGCCCCCGGCCCCGCCTAAGTGGGGGCGTTTTACTAGAGACGTAAAGAGGTTTAACCTTGTTCCTGCAAATGCGAGGGAGTTGAGAAAAGCGCTGGTGGAGAAGTGGGAGAAAATCGCCGAGTTATCCGCAGATTTCATAACTGTGGAGGGGTCGGGCGACGTCTTTATAGTGACTACGGGCGTCGCCTACAACTATGTAAAAGAGGCGTTGAGCAGACTCCGTTTGGACGCCACGGTTGTGAAGCTGGGGATGTCAGTTCCCGTGCCGCGGAGCTTGAGAAATCTCGTGGGCGGAGAGGCCGTGGTTGTGGAGGAGGGAGACCCCGTGGTTGAGGTTCAACTCAGGTCGCTGGGGGTGGCTACCAGGGGGAAGCTAGATGGGTACTTCCCCAGATACGGCGAGCTCGACACCGGCAAGACTGCTCTGGGCCTGTCGAAGGCGCTGGGTCTGCCCTACAGCCCTCCGCAACCCCCAAAGCCGCCTATTGAGCCGACGCCGAGGCCGCCGTCGCTGTGCCCTGGGTGCCCCCACATGGCCACCTTTTACATCTTGAGGCTCGCCACCGCCGGGCTCAGCCCCGTGTGGTCGGGGGATATTGGCTGCTACTCCCTGGGCATCAACCTGGGGCAACAGGATTTGATTACCCACATGGGCTCGTCAGTGGGTCTGGGGGCCGGCATCGCCGTGGCCGGCAAGCAGTTCGTCGTGGCCACGGTGGGCGACTCCACGTTCTACCACGCGGTGATCCCCCAGCTGATTGACGTCGCCTCGAAATCTATACCTCTGCTCATCGTTGTTATGGACAACGCCTACACGGCGATGACCGGCGGACAGCCCAGCCCAAGCAGGGCCATCCCCGTTGAGAAGATCACAGAGGCGCTGGGGTTGCCGACTTTCGTAATTGACCCCGTCGAGGTGAAGAAGTCGGTAGAGGTCGTGAAGAAGGCTGTTGAGATTGTGAAGAGCGGGAGGCCGGCCGTCGTGGTATCCAGGAGGCCCTGCGCCTTGGTGGCTGTGAGGAAGGCGAGGAGGGCGGGCCTCCAGTTGCCTAGGTATCAGGTGGACCCCGGCAGGTGCACCGGCTGTGGGCTGTGCTACAACCTTTTGAGGTGTAGCGCGATATACAGGTGGCCAGATGGGAAGGCTTATGTAGATCCAGCTCTCTGCGTGGGGTGCGGCGTCTGCGCTGAGGTCTGCCCCTTCAACGCCTTTAAGCCGGAGGGGAGGAGGGAGGCTTGGCTTGAGCTATGGCAACAAGCATAG
- a CDS encoding DNA-directed RNA polymerase, with product MRFCPRDGTLMVPHKKDGVTVLKCPKCGYEVKLSEKAKEAYRQRAEVAEEKKRGVMVAEERRPEYDQEEMEELRRQLLENLQEAERETD from the coding sequence ATGCGCTTCTGCCCGAGAGACGGGACGTTGATGGTTCCGCATAAAAAAGACGGCGTTACTGTGTTGAAGTGTCCAAAATGTGGCTACGAAGTGAAGCTCTCGGAGAAGGCCAAGGAGGCTTACAGACAGAGAGCCGAGGTCGCTGAAGAAAAGAAGAGAGGCGTCATGGTCGCTGAGGAGAGGAGGCCTGAGTACGACCAAGAGGAGATGGAGGAGCTGAGGAGACAGCTTCTGGAAAACCTACAGGAGGCTGAGAGGGAGACCGATTAA
- a CDS encoding bifunctional nuclease family protein encodes MARYLKAEIVSILETMDSYGQIVGVMLVSAEEWGDRAVPIIIGAAETLSIKKGMGEVDFPRPLSHDLFMDIIEALGATVEKVTIDALVSSTYTATVYIKDRDGKTLSFDARPSDAVALAVRANAPIYIADNLEKYAEDVRKYLPPPGGKVTEE; translated from the coding sequence ATGGCTAGGTATCTAAAGGCGGAGATCGTGAGCATTCTAGAAACCATGGACTCCTACGGGCAGATTGTGGGCGTCATGCTGGTCAGCGCCGAGGAGTGGGGGGACAGGGCGGTCCCCATCATAATTGGGGCCGCCGAGACGCTTTCTATAAAGAAGGGCATGGGGGAGGTCGACTTCCCCCGCCCCCTGAGCCACGACCTCTTTATGGATATAATCGAGGCGCTGGGGGCCACCGTGGAGAAGGTCACAATCGACGCCTTGGTGTCCAGCACATACACCGCCACTGTATACATCAAGGACAGAGACGGGAAGACGCTTTCATTCGACGCCAGGCCAAGCGACGCGGTGGCGCTAGCCGTTAGGGCAAACGCCCCTATTTACATAGCAGACAACTTGGAGAAATACGCCGAGGATGTCCGCAAGTATCTACCGCCGCCCGGGGGCAAGGTTACTGAGGAATAG
- a CDS encoding KEOPS complex subunit Pcc1: MKKLVSSIETPLDCHLARAVEPDDVGLPEGMEIVHECVGGRWRIRVSYVVRRPDDILTLKNTLDDIVRALQVIEKSIPQ; encoded by the coding sequence ATGAAAAAGTTGGTAAGTAGTATAGAGACGCCGCTGGACTGCCATCTGGCGCGCGCCGTGGAGCCGGACGACGTAGGCCTCCCAGAGGGGATGGAGATAGTGCACGAGTGCGTAGGGGGCCGGTGGCGGATACGAGTCAGCTATGTAGTGCGCCGGCCCGACGACATCCTAACGTTGAAAAACACCCTCGACGACATTGTAAGAGCCCTTCAGGTTATTGAAAAGTCTATTCCTCAGTAA
- a CDS encoding 30S ribosomal protein S15: MPHRSRDKRGRSSSVRPARPTVPNWIQYTPEEVEQLAVELARRGFKPSQIGIILRDQYGIPLVKPITGKKLTRILEERGVKQELPEDLLNLVRRALRIRKHLEEHPKDSASRRGLQLVESKIHRLVKYYKRVGKLPRDFVYNPQELSHLAT, encoded by the coding sequence GTGCCTCACCGATCACGCGACAAGAGGGGGAGGTCTAGCTCTGTCAGGCCTGCGCGTCCAACTGTCCCCAACTGGATTCAGTACACCCCAGAGGAGGTGGAGCAGCTAGCCGTGGAGCTGGCCCGGCGCGGCTTCAAGCCGTCGCAGATAGGCATAATACTGAGGGATCAGTACGGGATTCCCCTGGTGAAGCCGATTACCGGCAAGAAGCTGACGAGAATTCTAGAGGAGCGCGGCGTCAAGCAGGAGCTCCCCGAGGATTTGCTTAACCTCGTGAGGCGGGCTTTGAGAATTAGGAAACATCTAGAGGAGCACCCGAAGGACTCAGCGTCGAGGAGAGGTCTGCAACTCGTTGAGTCTAAGATACACCGCCTCGTTAAGTATTACAAAAGAGTGGGCAAACTACCGCGGGACTTTGTGTACAACCCGCAGGAGCTCTCCCACCTAGCAACTTAA
- a CDS encoding class I SAM-dependent methyltransferase → MYDVPFVATPEVVVRRMLQLARVQPGEVVYDLGSGDGRIVIIAAKEFGARSYGVEIRKDLYEQSMARIKDMGLADRATIINASFYDVPLTDADVVTMYLLTSVNERLRPKLEKELRPATRVVTHDFEVPGWRPVVVEEVYEDWRSHKLYLYKIPGREIPLPGKPVTVEDRWLRQVAELIDGNRSLEEIAGKLGVPIRRVREAVEQLSKIGAVEEVKIIK, encoded by the coding sequence ATGTACGACGTGCCTTTCGTCGCAACTCCCGAAGTCGTCGTGAGGAGGATGCTACAGCTAGCCCGGGTCCAGCCCGGCGAGGTGGTCTACGACTTGGGGTCCGGAGACGGGAGGATTGTCATCATCGCCGCAAAGGAATTCGGCGCCAGATCCTACGGAGTAGAGATAAGGAAAGACCTCTACGAGCAGTCAATGGCGCGGATAAAAGACATGGGGCTCGCCGACAGGGCCACCATAATTAACGCCAGCTTCTACGACGTGCCGCTTACAGACGCAGACGTGGTGACCATGTACCTACTCACAAGCGTAAACGAGAGACTCAGACCGAAGCTAGAAAAAGAGCTCAGACCAGCCACCCGTGTCGTGACCCACGACTTCGAAGTCCCCGGCTGGAGGCCAGTCGTGGTCGAGGAGGTTTACGAAGACTGGAGAAGCCACAAGCTGTACCTCTACAAGATACCCGGCAGGGAGATCCCCCTGCCCGGCAAGCCCGTAACGGTCGAGGACAGGTGGCTTAGACAAGTCGCCGAGCTAATCGACGGCAACAGGTCGCTGGAGGAGATAGCCGGGAAGCTGGGGGTCCCCATTAGGAGGGTCAGGGAGGCCGTGGAGCAGTTAAGCAAAATCGGCGCCGTCGAGGAGGTGAAAATCATTAAATGA
- a CDS encoding deoxyhypusine synthase has product MREVVELYRRIGGFQALHVAEAYDILKEAVEKADLRFLSFTGNLAATGLREVFAEAIGRGLFHAVVTTAGALDHDIAKSMGAAYTPGSFDLDDVELSTKGYHRLGNVVIRKEEYGPLVEKFILQRCDKLWGRSLATYELAEILGADMPESSILGAAARAGVKIFVPGIVDGAVGTALLTCNDIARTRKGASRLFIDVLKDEEEIREMVYRAGKLAALIVGGGISKHHVIWWAQFRGGLDYAVYVTTAVEYDGSLSGARPREAISWGKIKPTAKSVYIHADATLVLPILLKAVV; this is encoded by the coding sequence ATGAGAGAGGTCGTAGAGCTCTACAGAAGGATAGGGGGTTTCCAAGCTCTCCACGTCGCCGAGGCCTACGACATATTAAAAGAGGCTGTGGAGAAGGCCGACCTCCGGTTCCTCTCGTTTACGGGTAATCTAGCGGCCACGGGGCTGAGAGAGGTCTTCGCAGAGGCAATAGGCAGAGGGCTGTTCCACGCCGTGGTAACTACGGCGGGGGCTCTAGACCACGACATAGCCAAGAGCATGGGGGCCGCCTATACGCCCGGCTCCTTTGATCTAGACGACGTGGAGCTCTCCACGAAGGGGTACCACCGACTGGGCAACGTGGTGATTAGGAAAGAGGAGTACGGCCCCCTTGTGGAGAAGTTTATACTACAGCGGTGCGACAAGCTGTGGGGGAGGTCGCTGGCTACGTACGAACTCGCGGAGATCCTCGGCGCCGACATGCCCGAGAGCTCCATCCTCGGCGCCGCGGCGCGGGCAGGTGTCAAGATCTTCGTCCCCGGCATAGTCGACGGGGCCGTGGGCACCGCCCTGTTGACCTGCAACGACATCGCCAGGACTAGGAAAGGCGCCTCCAGGTTGTTTATAGACGTGTTAAAAGACGAGGAGGAGATCAGAGAGATGGTGTACAGAGCCGGGAAACTCGCCGCGCTCATTGTAGGCGGCGGCATTAGCAAACACCACGTGATATGGTGGGCCCAGTTCAGAGGTGGCCTCGACTACGCGGTGTACGTCACCACCGCCGTTGAGTACGACGGCTCCCTCAGCGGGGCCAGGCCGAGGGAGGCCATAAGCTGGGGCAAGATAAAGCCCACCGCCAAGTCTGTGTATATACATGCAGACGCTACGCTGGTTCTCCCAATACTCCTAAAAGCCGTAGTATGA
- a CDS encoding UDP-N-acetylglucosamine--dolichyl-phosphate N-acetylglucosaminephosphotransferase: MIAEAAPPLLAFSTGAVFGWWWVGFQKSRGITSRDVYKGVEGVPRAGGLIALVAAAVGYAAATPISTKAAAVLLISLIVGLLGLLDDLRGVSEYVRVLVPVVLALALGRAVDGVRLTIPMVGLFYGATGWLAVLALPIMTNAFNMLDPVNGYLPAANVVIGLALLATAAVKGQAEASLLLAVHTAASAALYLYNRYPAKTFNGNVGSYFLGASISTIAVLYDLVAYLILAGLPFVVNGALIIFSSGGIKGREKIQRPTILEGGLVRQDCNSPILTLVRLAVAERPMSEYQIFKALTLITAATSGLTVLLVVALRLLSLPI, translated from the coding sequence ATGATCGCCGAGGCGGCGCCTCCCCTCCTCGCCTTCTCTACAGGAGCCGTCTTTGGCTGGTGGTGGGTCGGCTTCCAGAAGAGTCGGGGGATAACCTCCCGCGACGTCTACAAAGGCGTGGAGGGGGTGCCGAGGGCCGGCGGCCTCATAGCGCTGGTGGCAGCCGCCGTGGGCTACGCCGCGGCCACCCCCATCAGCACAAAGGCCGCCGCGGTCCTGCTGATATCTCTCATAGTGGGCTTGCTGGGCCTTCTGGACGACTTGAGGGGGGTCAGCGAGTACGTACGGGTGCTGGTGCCGGTGGTCCTGGCGCTGGCGCTGGGGAGGGCCGTGGACGGCGTGAGGCTGACGATTCCCATGGTGGGCCTCTTCTACGGAGCCACGGGTTGGCTCGCGGTCTTGGCTCTGCCCATTATGACCAACGCCTTCAACATGCTGGACCCGGTCAACGGCTACCTACCAGCCGCCAACGTGGTCATAGGCCTCGCGCTTCTGGCAACGGCGGCCGTGAAGGGGCAGGCCGAGGCGTCTCTCCTCCTGGCGGTACACACAGCGGCGTCCGCGGCGCTGTACCTCTACAACCGCTACCCAGCCAAGACCTTCAACGGCAACGTGGGGAGCTACTTCCTAGGCGCCAGCATCTCCACCATAGCCGTGCTGTACGACCTCGTGGCCTATTTAATACTGGCAGGCCTCCCCTTCGTGGTGAACGGGGCCCTCATAATATTCTCGTCAGGGGGGATAAAGGGACGTGAAAAAATCCAGAGGCCCACCATCCTGGAGGGCGGGCTGGTGAGGCAGGACTGCAACTCGCCCATTCTCACCCTGGTTAGGCTAGCCGTGGCCGAGAGGCCCATGTCGGAGTACCAAATCTTCAAAGCTCTTACCCTCATCACTGCGGCCACCTCGGGGCTGACCGTACTGCTAGTCGTTGCGCTACGCCTGCTTTCCCTGCCGATATGA
- a CDS encoding Rab family GTPase, with amino-acid sequence MKRASVAVLGVGGVGKTTYVFRLLGLSIKPRATLRPGIYRMYLSDRELDFIDVPGQVATEVARNFAKAWTFYVDLMIYMYDLTDQASLYAIAELHSALLDRGISPYRKVVLVGNKRDLAEELGLFVEGDEIAAAVGAPKIYYISALKDNIEYLYKPLEENI; translated from the coding sequence GTGAAGAGGGCGTCGGTGGCAGTACTGGGCGTAGGAGGCGTGGGGAAGACCACCTACGTATTCAGACTCCTGGGGCTCTCTATAAAGCCCAGAGCCACACTGAGGCCGGGTATATACCGCATGTACCTCAGCGACCGGGAGCTGGACTTCATAGACGTGCCGGGCCAGGTAGCCACAGAAGTAGCGAGAAACTTCGCCAAGGCGTGGACCTTCTACGTAGACCTCATGATCTACATGTACGACCTCACAGACCAGGCGTCGCTGTACGCAATAGCCGAGCTCCACAGCGCCCTACTAGACCGCGGGATATCCCCCTACAGAAAGGTGGTGCTGGTGGGGAACAAGCGGGATCTTGCAGAGGAACTCGGCCTATTCGTCGAGGGCGACGAGATAGCCGCGGCGGTCGGCGCCCCGAAGATCTACTACATATCAGCTCTAAAAGACAATATTGAATATTTATACAAACCCCTAGAGGAAAATATATGA
- a CDS encoding HAD family hydrolase, with protein MMCRVLVVDLDGTLTLSRNTYELSAEALLALRRARDAGLRVVLATANGLDFALAIARYLGIRDVIAENGCLVYLDGETHELCSGDMSRVDGAVLATGAVAPSPQNKCRRFDLAYVPLAADALERVRSAVPPGYVVESSGYAIHVRPAVVDKGVAVAWLCERLGVPCFQVASVGDSDVDVGMLRRTWGFAVGNATPAAKEAARVVVERPSGLGFREAVDIILSGGACTP; from the coding sequence GTGATGTGTAGGGTTTTGGTGGTGGATCTGGACGGGACGTTGACTCTTAGCCGTAATACGTACGAGCTGTCGGCTGAGGCGCTTCTGGCTCTTCGGAGGGCGCGTGACGCCGGGTTGAGGGTTGTCCTCGCCACTGCCAACGGTTTGGATTTTGCGCTGGCCATAGCGCGGTATCTGGGGATTAGGGATGTCATTGCTGAAAATGGCTGTCTTGTCTATCTGGATGGGGAGACTCACGAGCTGTGTTCCGGCGACATGTCTCGGGTGGACGGGGCGGTGCTGGCGACGGGGGCGGTGGCGCCTAGTCCCCAGAATAAGTGCAGGCGGTTCGACTTGGCATACGTCCCGCTGGCCGCCGACGCTCTGGAGCGCGTGAGGTCCGCCGTGCCGCCCGGCTACGTGGTGGAGTCGAGCGGCTACGCCATTCACGTTAGGCCGGCGGTGGTCGACAAGGGCGTCGCCGTGGCGTGGCTGTGTGAGAGGCTTGGCGTCCCGTGTTTCCAGGTGGCGTCTGTGGGGGACAGCGATGTGGATGTGGGTATGCTGAGGAGGACGTGGGGGTTCGCCGTAGGGAACGCGACGCCGGCCGCCAAGGAGGCGGCTAGGGTTGTCGTTGAGAGGCCTAGCGGCCTCGGCTTTAGGGAGGCTGTGGATATTATACTGTCAGGTGGGGCCTGTACCCCTTAG